A single region of the Chryseobacterium culicis genome encodes:
- a CDS encoding DEAD/DEAH box helicase, with translation MAEYILDNINISTLSVYDLLKHTSDSSFIGIRDFREIYPVAIENNTGIFTKQSSLQDFPVVSISKIGSSLLCTCTCDHPKEQLCSHQAEIIHCIIEDKNYRLFFDDMLRKKMFLPKAKGYGLENEPDLDHYFQLEYTDGKIEILPRIKEMLPIDDVMLTRDLLPQLPSKLDELAVLETGKKQILVIGKHRYYNHMTFSLMEAEITQAGKIKNPVTPVDAMQLIWKAEKPVDIKFFTAITSFQNNYNEDYNPSELEALKLIVQNPRELEVYYHDREIAETISAKSLSHTELNTLDAEIQLSVFKKDPFFEITGELLFNDISVPFKNIVLRNEYFVYNRNTFSFIDDPDMLRIIRFFKANNEVLLVHSSKYDAFMQNILSTIEERIRINYSYIQPATKVQLEDKNYQTERVIYLRQQENYIGITPVMKYGNVEVPVYSRKQLFDTDQNGNPFKIERNESTEARFTSLVMQQHPDFEEQMDGYQYFYLHRDKFLDNNWFLDAFETWRNEGIIILGFNELKNNKLNAHRAKINIQITSGLDWFNAKLKVGFGPKDASLKQLHRAIRNKSKFVQLDDGSMGILPEEWIDKISAYFHAGEIDEELLKIPKINFTEVTALFEKEVLSKEVQEELTSYSTKFSKVKDIPEVAIPAELNAELRDYQHDGLNWLNFLDEFNFGGCLADDMGLGKTIQIIAFILSQREKRGHTTHLVVVPTSLLFNWQEEMSRFAPSIKVLLHYGADRPKTTAHMPDYEVVLTTYGMLLSDIRFLKNFNFNYIFLDESQIIKNPNSERYKAARLLQSRNRIVLTGTPVENSTFDLYSQLSFACPGLLGNKQYFKDIYAIPIDKFEYSKRAVELQQKIKPFILRRTKKQVAKELPEKTETVIYCEMNTEQRKIYDAYEKELREFIAANDDDDLNKNSMHVLTGLTRLRQICNSPVLMKEGYSGENAVKIEILMEQILGKSKDHKILVFSQFVGMLDLIKAELEKHNIQFEYLTGQSKNRGEKVANFQNNENIRVFLISLKAGGVGLNLTQADYIYLVDPWWNPASENQAIDRSYRIGQTKNVIAVRMICSNTVEEKILTLQKKKKQLAQNLLATDGKKLQGLSKQDLMDLLESGS, from the coding sequence ATGGCAGAATATATTCTTGACAACATCAATATCAGTACACTTTCCGTATATGATCTGCTGAAACATACTTCAGACAGTTCGTTTATCGGAATCAGGGATTTCCGTGAGATCTACCCGGTTGCTATTGAAAACAATACAGGAATATTTACCAAGCAATCTTCGTTACAGGATTTTCCGGTGGTCAGTATCAGCAAAATAGGCAGTTCACTGCTTTGCACCTGTACGTGTGACCATCCAAAAGAACAGCTTTGTTCCCATCAGGCAGAGATTATCCACTGTATTATCGAGGATAAAAATTACCGCCTGTTTTTTGATGATATGCTCCGTAAAAAGATGTTTCTCCCTAAAGCCAAGGGATATGGTCTTGAAAATGAACCCGATCTGGATCATTATTTTCAGCTTGAATATACTGACGGGAAAATTGAAATACTCCCCAGAATCAAGGAAATGCTTCCCATAGATGATGTGATGCTTACCAGAGATCTTCTCCCACAGCTTCCTTCTAAACTGGATGAGCTGGCAGTACTTGAAACCGGAAAAAAACAGATATTGGTCATCGGGAAGCACCGTTATTACAATCATATGACCTTCTCACTGATGGAGGCAGAAATAACACAGGCGGGGAAAATCAAGAATCCCGTAACTCCTGTAGATGCCATGCAGCTGATATGGAAAGCAGAGAAACCTGTGGACATTAAATTTTTTACAGCCATTACCTCTTTCCAGAATAATTACAATGAAGATTATAATCCATCAGAACTGGAAGCTTTGAAGCTCATTGTACAAAACCCCCGGGAACTGGAAGTGTATTATCACGACCGGGAAATTGCAGAAACCATTTCGGCAAAGTCTCTTTCTCACACTGAATTAAATACTTTAGATGCGGAGATTCAATTATCTGTATTTAAGAAAGATCCATTTTTTGAAATAACCGGAGAATTGCTGTTCAACGACATTTCTGTTCCTTTCAAAAATATTGTTCTCCGAAATGAGTATTTTGTATATAACCGTAACACTTTCAGCTTTATAGATGATCCGGATATGCTCAGAATCATCCGGTTTTTCAAGGCTAATAATGAGGTTTTACTGGTTCATTCTTCGAAATATGATGCGTTTATGCAGAACATTCTCTCTACGATAGAAGAACGTATTCGTATTAATTACAGCTATATACAGCCTGCAACAAAAGTACAGCTTGAAGATAAAAATTATCAGACCGAAAGAGTCATTTATCTCCGGCAGCAGGAAAATTATATAGGAATTACTCCTGTCATGAAATACGGAAATGTAGAAGTTCCGGTGTATTCCAGGAAGCAGCTTTTTGATACAGATCAGAATGGAAATCCATTCAAAATAGAAAGAAATGAATCTACAGAAGCCCGCTTTACTTCTTTGGTTATGCAGCAGCATCCTGATTTTGAAGAACAGATGGACGGATATCAGTATTTTTATCTTCACAGAGATAAGTTTCTGGATAACAACTGGTTTCTCGATGCATTTGAGACCTGGAGAAATGAAGGAATAATCATACTAGGCTTTAACGAATTAAAAAACAATAAATTAAACGCCCACCGTGCTAAAATCAATATTCAGATTACCAGTGGGCTGGATTGGTTTAATGCCAAATTAAAAGTCGGATTTGGCCCGAAAGATGCTTCCCTGAAACAACTTCACCGTGCGATCCGAAACAAGAGTAAATTTGTTCAGCTGGATGATGGCAGCATGGGAATTCTTCCTGAAGAATGGATAGACAAAATATCCGCTTACTTTCATGCAGGAGAAATTGATGAAGAACTTTTAAAGATTCCGAAAATCAATTTTACGGAAGTTACCGCATTGTTTGAAAAAGAAGTCCTGAGTAAAGAGGTTCAGGAAGAACTTACTTCATATTCCACGAAATTTTCAAAAGTAAAAGACATTCCGGAAGTGGCTATTCCTGCTGAGCTGAATGCTGAACTGAGGGATTATCAGCATGACGGACTGAACTGGCTTAATTTTCTTGACGAGTTCAACTTCGGAGGATGTCTTGCAGACGATATGGGATTGGGAAAAACCATCCAGATCATTGCTTTCATCCTGTCGCAGAGGGAAAAACGAGGCCATACCACTCATCTGGTTGTAGTTCCTACTTCCCTGCTTTTCAACTGGCAGGAAGAAATGAGCAGATTTGCCCCTTCTATAAAAGTTCTGCTGCATTATGGAGCTGACAGACCAAAGACAACGGCTCATATGCCAGACTACGAAGTAGTTCTTACTACCTATGGAATGCTTCTTTCAGATATCCGGTTTCTGAAAAACTTCAATTTCAATTATATTTTTCTGGATGAATCACAGATTATTAAAAATCCGAATTCCGAAAGATACAAAGCAGCACGCCTGCTTCAGTCCAGAAATAGAATTGTACTGACCGGTACTCCTGTCGAAAACAGCACATTTGATCTTTATAGCCAGCTTTCTTTCGCCTGTCCGGGATTGTTGGGAAACAAACAATATTTTAAAGATATTTATGCAATTCCTATTGATAAATTCGAGTACAGCAAACGAGCGGTGGAACTTCAGCAAAAGATCAAACCTTTTATCCTCAGAAGAACGAAAAAGCAGGTTGCAAAAGAACTTCCTGAAAAGACAGAAACCGTAATTTACTGTGAAATGAATACAGAACAGCGCAAGATTTACGATGCCTATGAAAAGGAACTTCGTGAATTTATTGCAGCCAATGATGACGATGACCTGAACAAAAACAGCATGCACGTTCTTACAGGGCTTACAAGGCTCAGACAGATATGTAATTCTCCTGTTTTGATGAAGGAGGGATATTCCGGTGAAAATGCTGTTAAAATCGAAATTCTGATGGAGCAGATCCTTGGCAAATCCAAAGATCATAAAATCCTTGTTTTCTCTCAATTTGTCGGAATGCTGGATCTGATTAAGGCTGAACTGGAAAAGCACAACATTCAGTTTGAATATTTAACGGGACAAAGCAAGAACAGAGGGGAAAAAGTAGCGAATTTCCAGAACAATGAAAATATCCGTGTGTTTCTGATCAGCTTGAAGGCTGGTGGTGTAGGTCTCAACCTTACTCAGGCAGATTATATCTATCTTGTAGATCCCTGGTGGAATCCTGCTTCTGAAAACCAGGCTATTGATCGTAGTTATCGTATAGGACAAACTAAAAATGTAATTGCTGTAAGAATGATTTGTTCCAATACTGTAGAGGAAAAAATACTTACGCTTCAAAAAAAGAAAAAACAACTGGCTCAGAATCTCCTTGCGACTGACGGAAAGAAACTTCAGGGATTGTCTAAGCAGGACCTTATGGATTTACTGGAATCTGGTTCATAA
- a CDS encoding SDR family oxidoreductase, whose translation MKTIFITGASTGLGKATAQLFQNKGWKVIATMRNPEAAADLKALENVTVLPLDVTNPAQIQSTVKQALELGDIDVVYNNAGYGLIGPLEALSDDQIVKQLDTNLLGVIRVTQAFIPYFREQKKGMFISTTSIGGLVAFPLGSTYHATKWALEGWSESLAFELNMLGIDIKTVSPGGIKTDFVSRSLDSASSPAYEEMTQSLFSKMDGMMEAASTPEQIAEVVYEAATDGKKQLRYVAGEDAKAIYAQRLELGDEVFREQFGKQFI comes from the coding sequence ATGAAAACAATTTTTATAACAGGTGCTTCTACAGGATTAGGAAAAGCAACTGCCCAATTATTTCAAAACAAAGGATGGAAAGTAATCGCTACGATGAGAAACCCGGAAGCAGCGGCTGATCTTAAAGCTTTGGAGAATGTAACTGTACTTCCTCTGGATGTTACCAATCCGGCACAGATACAATCCACCGTGAAGCAGGCTCTTGAGCTTGGAGATATTGATGTCGTTTACAATAACGCAGGGTATGGCCTTATAGGACCTTTGGAGGCTCTTTCTGATGATCAGATCGTAAAACAGCTGGACACCAATTTATTAGGGGTTATACGCGTTACACAGGCATTTATTCCTTACTTCAGAGAACAGAAAAAAGGAATGTTCATTTCTACAACGTCTATAGGAGGGCTGGTTGCTTTCCCGTTAGGTTCTACGTATCACGCTACCAAATGGGCACTTGAAGGGTGGAGTGAAAGCTTAGCTTTTGAGCTTAATATGTTGGGAATTGATATTAAAACGGTGTCTCCGGGAGGAATCAAGACTGATTTTGTAAGCCGTTCATTGGATTCAGCATCCAGTCCTGCTTATGAAGAGATGACCCAGTCTTTATTTTCTAAAATGGATGGAATGATGGAAGCTGCTTCTACACCGGAACAGATTGCAGAAGTAGTGTATGAGGCTGCTACGGATGGTAAAAAACAGCTTCGATATGTGGCTGGAGAAGATGCTAAGGCTATTTATGCACAGCGCCTCGAGTTAGGTGATGAAGTGTTTAGAGAGCAGTTTGGGAAACAGTTTATTTAA
- a CDS encoding helix-turn-helix domain-containing protein: MEKKDNVPLKISSISELHSMLQLPKPLHPLVSLVDNTKMSIKKGMLKRSFILNFYKISYKYSTTGKMGYGQGYYDFNEGGMMFTAPGQVLSTDENAEYSGYTLLVHPDFIRSYPLAKNIKNFGFFSYDTNEALHLSDQEKTTVTGLLNNIENELNTAIDEVSQDVIVSYIDVLLNYSNRFYKRQFITRKTVNNDLLTKLDHVLENYFNQQETLNKGLPTVEFLASTLHLSPHYLSDMLRNLTGLNAQQHIHEKLIEKAKEYLTTTGFSVSEVAYALGFEHPQSFNKLFKKKTDKTPLSYRQSFN, from the coding sequence ATGGAAAAGAAAGATAATGTTCCTTTGAAAATTTCATCCATATCAGAACTGCACAGTATGCTGCAGCTCCCTAAACCGCTTCATCCATTGGTAAGCCTTGTGGATAATACGAAAATGAGTATCAAAAAGGGCATGCTGAAGAGAAGTTTTATCCTGAACTTTTATAAAATTTCTTATAAATATTCTACAACAGGTAAAATGGGCTATGGACAGGGATATTATGATTTCAATGAAGGAGGAATGATGTTCACAGCGCCAGGACAGGTTCTTTCTACCGATGAAAATGCTGAATATTCCGGGTATACATTACTGGTGCATCCGGATTTCATCAGAAGTTATCCTTTAGCAAAGAATATTAAGAATTTCGGTTTCTTTTCTTACGATACCAATGAGGCACTGCATTTGTCTGATCAGGAAAAAACTACGGTAACAGGATTGCTAAATAATATTGAAAATGAGCTGAATACAGCCATTGATGAAGTCAGTCAGGATGTTATCGTTTCTTATATTGACGTTCTTCTCAATTACAGCAACCGTTTTTATAAGAGACAGTTTATTACCAGAAAGACAGTCAATAATGATTTGCTGACCAAACTGGATCATGTGCTTGAAAATTATTTTAACCAACAGGAGACCTTAAATAAAGGCCTTCCTACCGTAGAATTTCTGGCTTCCACACTCCATCTGTCTCCTCATTATCTGAGTGATATGCTTCGTAATCTTACCGGACTGAATGCCCAGCAGCATATTCATGAAAAACTGATTGAAAAAGCGAAAGAATATCTTACCACTACAGGGTTCTCTGTATCTGAAGTTGCCTATGCTCTGGGATTTGAGCACCCACAGTCATTCAATAAACTGTTTAAAAAGAAAACCGATAAAACACCGCTGAGTTACAGACAGTCTTTTAATTAG
- a CDS encoding GNAT family N-acetyltransferase, with protein sequence MKEKWISYPTILEGETVELIPLEKEHLEELFSAASDKELWALIPTDCSDKDLFYKSYEFALSERETGNQYPFVIRHKETGKLIGSTRFFEIYPADRKLEIGWTWITKEFWGTAINLECKLLLLTFCFDILKTNRVQLKTKDNNFRSRKAIEKIGGVFEGILRKDKVLIDGSTRNAAYYSILDDEWNVAKLKIETLIKEKQSTL encoded by the coding sequence ATGAAAGAAAAATGGATTTCCTATCCAACAATTTTAGAAGGAGAAACCGTTGAATTAATTCCTCTTGAAAAAGAACATCTTGAAGAATTATTTTCTGCTGCTTCAGATAAAGAACTCTGGGCACTGATTCCTACAGACTGTTCAGATAAAGATCTGTTTTATAAAAGCTATGAATTTGCCTTGTCAGAAAGGGAAACCGGAAATCAATATCCGTTTGTAATCCGTCATAAAGAAACCGGAAAACTGATCGGTTCCACCCGTTTTTTTGAAATATACCCTGCAGACAGAAAGCTGGAAATCGGATGGACATGGATTACCAAGGAATTCTGGGGAACAGCCATCAATCTTGAATGCAAATTACTGCTCCTCACCTTCTGCTTTGATATTTTGAAAACAAACAGAGTACAATTAAAAACGAAAGACAATAACTTCAGATCGAGAAAAGCCATCGAAAAAATCGGCGGTGTATTTGAAGGTATTTTACGCAAAGACAAGGTTCTCATTGACGGCAGTACAAGAAATGCTGCTTATTACAGTATTTTAGATGATGAATGGAATGTAGCAAAGCTTAAGATTGAAACCCTGATAAAAGAAAAACAGTCCACTTTATAA
- a CDS encoding MFS transporter — MNERESFNAKMPTACFLLFFAHGLVFSSWASRIPIIKNALSINEAELGTLLLLMPIGQLSTMVLAGKLISVYGSSWIIKRCFLLYPFFLLLIGLAPSYWTLAVVLFFFGVSGNMCNIAINTQAIEIESITKRTLLSSYHGAWCFAGLTGAVVGLLMINLHVGTFYHFVFTFILVGILWFYSKGNLTNIIHKAEPQTRSIFKFVNPTLLGLGVIGFLSMAIEGAMFDWSGVYFQTIVKAPENLVILGYTSFILMMTLGRFIGNRIIEKYGKKIVLQCCGILMSGGLFLSVFFPELWICIIAFMIIGLGSSLSVPSVYSTVGKVSTVAPSIALSFVSSISFLGFLMGPPLIGYIAESFDLRYSYGLFACFGILLAIMAGQMKVFRK; from the coding sequence ATGAACGAGAGAGAATCTTTTAATGCAAAAATGCCGACCGCCTGCTTCTTACTTTTTTTTGCCCACGGGCTTGTTTTTTCTTCCTGGGCGAGCCGGATTCCCATCATAAAAAATGCTCTTTCGATCAATGAAGCGGAATTGGGAACCCTTTTGCTTCTCATGCCAATAGGACAGCTTTCTACAATGGTTTTAGCCGGAAAACTGATCAGTGTCTACGGAAGCAGCTGGATTATTAAAAGATGCTTTTTATTATATCCTTTTTTTCTTTTGTTAATCGGGTTAGCTCCTTCTTACTGGACACTGGCCGTTGTTCTGTTCTTCTTTGGCGTTTCCGGAAATATGTGCAATATAGCGATCAATACACAGGCTATTGAAATAGAATCTATAACAAAAAGAACACTTCTTTCTTCGTATCACGGAGCTTGGTGTTTTGCAGGCCTTACGGGAGCGGTTGTGGGTTTATTAATGATCAATCTCCATGTAGGAACTTTTTACCATTTTGTTTTTACTTTTATCCTTGTTGGGATACTTTGGTTCTATAGCAAAGGAAATCTGACTAATATTATCCATAAAGCAGAGCCGCAAACCCGGTCAATATTCAAATTTGTGAATCCAACACTGTTGGGACTGGGAGTTATAGGATTCCTGAGTATGGCGATTGAAGGGGCAATGTTCGACTGGAGCGGAGTGTATTTTCAAACGATAGTTAAAGCACCGGAGAATCTTGTTATACTGGGATATACGAGTTTTATTTTAATGATGACTTTAGGTCGTTTCATCGGGAACAGAATTATTGAAAAGTATGGGAAAAAGATCGTTTTGCAGTGTTGTGGAATCCTGATGAGCGGAGGACTTTTTCTAAGTGTTTTCTTCCCGGAATTATGGATCTGCATCATCGCTTTTATGATTATTGGCCTTGGAAGTTCTCTGAGTGTGCCATCCGTTTATAGTACGGTGGGAAAAGTGAGTACAGTAGCTCCCAGTATTGCTTTGTCTTTTGTATCCAGCATCTCATTTTTAGGATTTTTGATGGGCCCGCCTCTTATCGGATATATTGCAGAAAGCTTTGATCTCAGATATTCCTACGGACTTTTTGCCTGTTTTGGGATTTTACTGGCAATTATGGCCGGGCAGATGAAAGTTTTCAGAAAGTAA